The genomic interval CCAAGCCGTCGCTTTATTTTCGTCGAACGGCCATTGGTGACGCTGACAAAGAGCCTTCATCACGCTTTCGAACGCGCTGTTACATTTCGTGAGGCAGTCGCCGTAATGGCCTTTGCGGTATTCCTCTAACGCATCACGGAATTCGAGATTGGCCGCCTTGAAGTGCGGTGCCGCCAGGACCGACAGAGCTGGGGCGACCGCTTCGGAATGCGTCACCTCGTCCTCCACCCTGACAATCTTTGGCAACGCAACGGTATGGATGTACGTTCCGCCGCCAGGTGCCTCTTCGTGCTCCGTCACCACCGGCGTCAGCTGGTATGGCGCGTCCTCTACACGGAATATCTCATTGATCGCATCGACGAGTTCATTACGATCGAAAATGACGTGCCGGAGACACTCTGTCTTGAAAGTCAGCTCCAGAAAATCGAAGAAGTGGGCAGGGTCGCATTCGTAGACGAAGCGGTGGGCATCCTCCGCGGCTGAATGAGTCCGCGTCGTTGACAGCCTGGGCCGGCCGTAGAGGTGCTGGAGGAGCCTGGCTATGTCTTCCCAGAATTCTCTGGTGAAGCCGCCTTGCGAGGCATAGCGATTCGGCCATTGACCCGACAGCAGGTCACGGTATAACAGCAACACTCGATTTCGCAGCGTGTCGGAGATTGCGTCTGGCTTGTATCCCTTCGCCTGAGGCGCTGAGCGCCTGGAGAATGCGTCAAAGATGGAAACGAGCTTGTCCTTGAGTGCCATAAGGCCACTTCCGAGCAGTTGTTGATCTGTAGCGTCCAGCAGTCCGAGTTGCCCGTCATTTCGATCGTATCCTGGCGCGCTGGTTGTCAGCCCGGCGGTCTCAAGCCATTCGAGCAGTTCAAGAAACGCGAGTTGGCGGCTGGCGGGTGGCATACAACAACGGCTCCAGAAAAACTGTTGAATTCAGTTCATCGCCCATGGTGGCACGGCAGCCTTGGCTCTTCCGCCAGTTCGCCGATTGCATATGCGCGGCGTTGCCAACGTGCTCGAGCGACTGCTCGTGCATGTCTGCGGGGGCGAATCTGGATGTGCTCATGCGGGAACTGGCCGGTGTCGGGACGCCGCGCAGCCTCCAGGGCCGCGCCGCGGCACTTCTGGACGGCCTGATCCGGGCTCTCAGCCGCCATTGGCACCTCGTAGCGCCTTCCCGAGCGGCAGAGCCGCTTGATCCGCACCCTGCATCGTGGATTGTGCCCGCCACGCAGCGTCATCGACTTGGTCCGCTCACGTTACAGAGTGGCTGTTCTGCCAGAGCCTGCGAGCGCGGTGTGTTTCCTGGCAGGGGCTATTGCGAGTTGAATCGGGTGGCGACGTACTTGTTGGCGTCCTCTTCGCCGAGTCGCACGGAGCCAGGACCCGTCCGAACGTAGAGGTCGCCGCCATCGGTCTTCTCAACACCCTTCCAGCGCAGGTACACGGGCTCGGGGCTGCGCTGGCAGCTCACGAGGCAGACGGTCTTGCCGTCGACGATCTGCGTCTTGGGATCGATGCAGGTGCCGGCGCGGTCGCCGAGGCCGTTGCGCACGGCCTGGGTCAGGTGGCGCATGAACTTGTCGTCGCCCTCCAGGCGGTCGTGCTCGATGCCGAGCACTTTGCGGTCGTCGTCCACGCCTATGAGGAGGTCGCCGCCCTCGGTGTTGAGGAACGCGGCGATGGTCTTGAGCGCCGCGTGGGTCACATGCCGGTCGTCCTTGCGATCCTCCTGCAGGTTCCAGCGCAGGCTCGACTTGAACTCGAGTGTCTTCGATTCCTGCAGCTTGAGCAGTTCCTCGGCGCGCCTGTGCCGCCGGATGTAGTCGTCGAAAAGGAAGTTCTTGAGCGCTTGGCCGAAGTCCGGGTCGTCGGTGATGCGCTTGTAGAGGTCGAAGTTGGTTTCGACGATCTCCTGGATCTTGTCCTCGACCTTGGGATCGAAGGTCAGCCGCACGTTCTCGCGGGTGTTCACGCGGGCGCTGGCATCCAGGCCGGCGTCCTCGTCGAGAGCCGAGCGGATCTGCTCCAGGGCGACGCGGTGCTCGGGACCCAGGTTCAGGCCGAAGCGTTCGTTCAGCGCCTCGATGATCCGTGAGAGCGACTCGATCTCCTCCGCGACCCCGCCTCCAGACGGCTTGCTTCCGGCGGGGTCAAGGGCCTGCCCTTGCCGTTCCAACTTGATCCGGCCGCGACTCGTTTGCTGGATGCGGAACGACTCCATGTCGATGTTCTGCTGGACCTCGCGAGGCAGCTCGTCGGGGTCGGGCGGGAGCAGGCGCCGGAGGTACCGGGCGAAGACGTTGAGCTTCTCCAGGTCCGGGTCGGCGAAGGTCAACACTTGGGAGAGGAACGAGTACAGGCGTACGTAGTCGGTGAGCTGGCCGCGGAAGTCGCCACGCTCGTCGGGACCGAGCTCGACGAAGCGCTGGCGAGCGGGTTCCAGTGCCGCGTAGAGCCGGTCCTGGTTCGACTTTGGGTCGAAATAGACCCGCGCGAAAGACTCGACATCGTATGCGGTGAAGACGCCGAAATCGAGCAGCCGGCCCTGGACTTCGTAGAGTAGGTTGGGGTCGGTTTCTTCGGAGAGCAGCGTGGTCTCGTAGTACGGCTCGAAGGCCTTCTTGATCTCGTCCGCCTCGTTCGCGAAGTCGAGCACCATCGTGCCCTGCTTGCCGGGGTGGGTGCGGTTCAGACGGGACAGCGTCTGCACCGCGTTCACGCCGCCGAGCTTCTTGTCCACGTACATGGTGTGGAGCAGCGGCTGGTCGAAGCCGGTCTGGAACTTGCTGGCTACCACCAGGAAGCGGTACTCGGGCTTGTCGAACTCGGCCGCCGTTTGCCGGTCGCTGATGACGCGATCCTCTCCGGCCGAGTTCATGCCCGACTCCGTGTAGGACTCGCCGCCGTCCTTCACGGTGCCGGAGAACGCGACGAGCGCCCTCCACGGATGGCCCTGCCCGGCGAGGTAACTGTCCAAGGCGATCTTGGTGCGGACCGCGTGAAGCCGCGAGCGCGTGACGATCATCGCCTTGGCCCGGCCGTCGATCTCTGCGGCAACCTGGGCGGCGAAGTGCTCGACGCAGATGGCGATCTTCTCGCCGATGGCGTGCGGGTGCAGCTCGACGAACGACTTGAGCAGGTACTCCGCCTTGCGCTTGTCGTAGCGGGGGTCGTTCTCGATCTTCTTCAGCAGCCGCCAGTAGGCCCGATAGGTCGAATAGCTCCGGAGCACGTCGAGGATGAATCCTTCCTCGATGGCCTGGCGCATGCTGTAGCGATGGAACGGCTCGAACTTCCCGTCGGGCCGCTTGCTGCCGAACAGCTCCAGGGTCTTGGGCTTCGGGGTGGCCGTGAAGGCGAACGTCGACAGGTTCGGCAGCCGCCCACGTTTACGGATCTCCTCGAGGACTCGATCCTCGATCTCCTCCTCCGGGGTCTCGGCGCCCGCTTCTTCCCGTTCGGCGTCCTCCAGGCTTCCTGACGCGAGCACCGCCTTGAGGCTCTTCGTGCTTTCGCCGGACTGCGACGAATGCGCCTCGTCCACGATCACGGCGAAGCGCTTGCCGGGAAGCTCGCCGATCTGCTCCGCGATGACGGGGAACTTCTGGAGCGTGGTGACGATGATCGTCCGTCCTGCTTCGAGCGCCTCGCGGAGCTGGCGCGACGTCTCGTCGATGTTCTCCACCACACCGAGGGTCTGCTCGAACTGCCGGATGGTGCGCTGTAGCTGGCGGTCAAGCACGCGCCGGTCGGTCACCACGACCACCGAGTCGAAGACGCGGCGGTCGTCGGCATCGTGCAGGACCGAGAGTCGGTGGGCGAGCCAGGCGATGGTGAAGCTCTTGCCGCTGCCGGCCGAGTGCTGAATCAGGTAGCGCTGGCCCGCACCGTGGTTGCGTGCGTGGCCCACGAGCCGGCGCACGCAGTCGAGCTGCTGGTAGCGGGGGAAGATCAGGAAGCGCTTGCCGGTCCTTCGTCCACGGTCGTCCTCCACCTCGACCTCGTGGATGAACTGGCGGACGAGGTCGAGCACGCTGTCGCGAGCCCAGACGCGTTCCCACAGGTAGTCGGTCGGGAGGCCTTTGCGGGTGGGCGGGACCGGTGGGTTGCCCGCCCCGCCGAAGCGGCCCTGGTTGAACGGCAGGAAGCGCGTCTTCGGACCGGCGAGCGCCGTCGTCACGAACACTTGCTCTGGGTCCACC from Acidobacteriota bacterium carries:
- a CDS encoding DEAD/DEAH box helicase, translating into MTPDVSERAFEDTIEATLLRHGPSARRSSSTRARESSPTYGDDPLPGGYRKRRPEDYDRGLCLLPTDVVDFLLATQPKEWERLRQHHGADIKPRFLGRLSREIARRGALDVLRNGVKDSGCKFDLAYFRPASGLNEELQRLHAANLFAVARQLRYSEQGEQSLDLALFLNGIPIFTAELKNRFNGQDVQDAIQQYCEDRDPREPLFAYGRCLAHFAVDPEQVFVTTALAGPKTRFLPFNQGRFGGAGNPPVPPTRKGLPTDYLWERVWARDSVLDLVRQFIHEVEVEDDRGRRTGKRFLIFPRYQQLDCVRRLVGHARNHGAGQRYLIQHSAGSGKSFTIAWLAHRLSVLHDADDRRVFDSVVVVTDRRVLDRQLQRTIRQFEQTLGVVENIDETSRQLREALEAGRTIIVTTLQKFPVIAEQIGELPGKRFAVIVDEAHSSQSGESTKSLKAVLASGSLEDAEREEAGAETPEEEIEDRVLEEIRKRGRLPNLSTFAFTATPKPKTLELFGSKRPDGKFEPFHRYSMRQAIEEGFILDVLRSYSTYRAYWRLLKKIENDPRYDKRKAEYLLKSFVELHPHAIGEKIAICVEHFAAQVAAEIDGRAKAMIVTRSRLHAVRTKIALDSYLAGQGHPWRALVAFSGTVKDGGESYTESGMNSAGEDRVISDRQTAAEFDKPEYRFLVVASKFQTGFDQPLLHTMYVDKKLGGVNAVQTLSRLNRTHPGKQGTMVLDFANEADEIKKAFEPYYETTLLSEETDPNLLYEVQGRLLDFGVFTAYDVESFARVYFDPKSNQDRLYAALEPARQRFVELGPDERGDFRGQLTDYVRLYSFLSQVLTFADPDLEKLNVFARYLRRLLPPDPDELPREVQQNIDMESFRIQQTSRGRIKLERQGQALDPAGSKPSGGGVAEEIESLSRIIEALNERFGLNLGPEHRVALEQIRSALDEDAGLDASARVNTRENVRLTFDPKVEDKIQEIVETNFDLYKRITDDPDFGQALKNFLFDDYIRRHRRAEELLKLQESKTLEFKSSLRWNLQEDRKDDRHVTHAALKTIAAFLNTEGGDLLIGVDDDRKVLGIEHDRLEGDDKFMRHLTQAVRNGLGDRAGTCIDPKTQIVDGKTVCLVSCQRSPEPVYLRWKGVEKTDGGDLYVRTGPGSVRLGEEDANKYVATRFNSQ